Below is a window of Mucilaginibacter sp. PAMC 26640 DNA.
TCTCTTGAAATAGCTATCGCCTTATTCAAATAGTCCAATCCCTTTTGCTGCTCCCCCTTAAAGAACCAGGCTTGCCCTAACCAAGCGTAAGCATAAGTTAACGATCGTGGTTGGTTTAGTTTCCGGGCCAAAAATGCACCTTTGCCGGCGTAGTAAATCGCTTTATCAAAATCTTTTTTGTCCAGGTAATACTGCCCTACATTGTCGTAAAGCGGTATAGATACGCGCTCATACTTGCTATTGCTTTCAGCAATTTTCAAGGCCCTGATCTGGATATTGATTGAAGTATCCCGGACTGTATCCCTTCTTACTTTCCTGATCGAATGCGTCAGCATCGCTTTTTGGCTCAGCGCACTGATGATCATCATAGTATCCTTATTTGTTGTTGCCCAGCTCAATGCGTTTTGCTGCGACTCAAATGCCTTTTTATAATTAGTATTTTCTTTATGCAGATTACTGATCAAACTATAAATCTGTGGATAGGCTTGGTTGATCTTGTTTTTATCGATGTCAGCCAGTGCTTTTATAGCCATGCCCATAGCCTGTTGATGATCGGCAGACATCCACAAGTAATGCGCTTTAAATAATTCGCTGTATACTACAGCGGTTTTATCATGGGTGTGCTCTGCAATTTTTGAAAGTTTTTCAGCTATTGCCAAAGCCGAATCTGCATGGGCACTTTGTAGATTTTTACCTTGTTTTATCAGTTGCTGTATTTGGGAATTATCAGATCCATTTACAGGCAGATAAACAGGCTTTTTCCTGCAAGAAAACATCGAGAATAATAGAGAAGCGATTATATAAACACGGATGGCAAAAGCGGTCATAAGGGCCGGGCAGATTTAGGTGTTTTTGTGAGCATAAAACTAATAAAATTCATCAATAAATAAATGCCCTCATCAAATATTACCTATCTGTCTTGTAGAATGTCTGTAACTTATAAAGTAAGATACCACCCAAGTTTAGTGAAGTAATTTTATTGGCGTAAACACAGTGCGATTAATAGAGATTGAATTAGCTAATTTCAACCCATACGGCCATTTTGCATGCCAAATACTATCTTTTCACGCTCCGGGGTTTAATAGAAACACGCTTCATCGACAACCCAATTCAGCATAAATCCTTATCTTAGCTGCATTACATATTACCTATGTCTAAAAAGAAAAGTAAAGGCAATTCATCCATCAACAAAGTGCTTGCGCAAATGGTGTTGGATATATTCGAGCAGAACGGCAATACGCCACTTAATCATAAGCAAGTTTCTGCTAAACTTAATGTACGTGATCCTGATGCCCGCGACGTAATATTCGACGTATTGAAAGAGGAGGCATTTAAAGGTGTTTTAAAAGAAATTACACCGGGAAAATTCCAGCTGCTTGAATTGAAAACCTTCGTGGAAGGTAAGGTAGATCTGACCAATGATGGGTCCGCCTTTATCGTTACAGATGACCCTGCAGAAACCGATATTTTTGTGGCTCCGCGTAAACTACGCAACGCACTGAATGGCGATCGTGTAAAAGTTTATGTTTACTCCGCCAGTAAAGGCAAACGGCAGGAAGGCGAGGTAATCGAGATCATCCAGCGCCACAAAATGGAGTTTACAGGTATCGTAAAACTCTCCGAACGCTTTGCTTTTTTCATTCCGGATGACCGTAAGATGATGCACGATATCTTCATCCCCATCACCGATCTGAACGGTGCCAAAAACGGGATTAAAGCGGTTGCTGAAATTACCGACTGGCCTGCCGGTGCAAAAAACCCAATCGGGCGAATTAAGCACGTTTTAGGTAATCAGGGTGAGAACGATACGGAGATGAACGCTATCCTGGCCGAATACGGCTTCCCGCTCTCCTTCCCCGCCGATGTGGAGAAAGATGCTGAAGAAATTCCGGCTGAGATCTCCAGTGAAGAAATTGCCAAACGCCGCGATTTTAGAGAGGTGCTTACTTTCACTATCGACCCGTTTGATGCGAAAGATTTTGATGATGCATTATCTTATAAAAAACTAGAGAACGGTAACTACGAAGTAGGCGTACATATTGCCGACGTATCACATTATATTATCCCCGACTCTGCATTAGATAAGGAAGCATACGAGCGCGGTACGTCTGTTTACCTGGTAGACAGGGTGATTCCGATGCTGCCAGAAAGACTATCAAACGGCCTGTGCTCACTCAGGCCAAAAGAAGATAAACTGTGTTTTTCAGCTGTATTTGAACTTGACTACAATGCCAATATAGTAGAACAATGGTTCGGCAGAACGGTGATCCATAGTGACAGGCGCTTTACCTATGAGGAAGTGCAGGATGTAATAGAAACCAAAACCGGCGACTATGTTGAAGAGATAGAAAAACTGAACGGACTGGCCTACAAACTGCGCGAACGCAAGTTTAAAGCGGGAGCCATCAGCTTTGAAACTACCGAGGTTAAATTCAAACTGGATGAAACCGGCAAGCCAACCGGTGTATATGTAAAAGAACGTAAAGATGCCCATAAGCTGATTGAAGATTTTATGCTGCTGGCTAATAAAAAGGTTGCAGAATATGTGAATAAGATGGGCAAAGGCAAGCATAAATACACTTTTGTTTACCGTGCTCACGACTCCCCTAAACCTGATGCCCTGGCCAACTTTGCCCAGTTTGCAGCAAGGTTTGGGTATAAGATCAATACCAAGTCTGACAAGGAAACTGCAAAGTCCCTGAATTTTTTGATGGAGGATGTTGAAGGGAAGAAAGAGCAAAACGTACTTACTCACCTGGCTATCAGGTCGATGGCGAAGGCTATCTACACCACAAAAACCAGCAGCCATTACGGCTTAGCGTTCGACCATTACACCCATTTTACCTCGCCTATCCGGAGGTACCCCGATGTGATGGTGCATCGCCTGCTTTTTCATTACCTAAACGGTGGACAAAGCGCCAATGCCGATCATTACGAAGAACTTTGCAAGCACAGCTCGCAAATGGAAAAGAAGGCGGCTGACGCCGAACGCTCGTCTGTTAAATACAAACAGGCCGAGTACCTTAAAGACCAGGTGGGCAATACATTTACCGGCATTATCTCTGGTGTTACCGAATGGGGCATGTATGTGGAGATCATCGAAAATAAATGCGAAGGCATGATTCGCCTGCGCGATATCAGCGATGATTTTTATACTTTAGACGAGAAAAATTATGCTATCATCGGCCAGCGAAAGAAGAAAATTTATCAACTGGGCGATGAGGTTAGTATCAAAGTAAAAAATGTGGACCTGACCAAGAAACAAATAGATTTTAGTTTGGTACAGAGTTAATGATTGATTTAGTGAATTACTGATTTAGTGATTGTTGGAAAAAATATACCCCTAACATTTCACCCAGTCGACCCCCAAATGAGAAAACTCGAAGATCTGCAAGCACTGATTGCTACATCCGTTGCAAAATTAAAGTATCCACTTTACCCGGCGGAATTGTATGAACCGATAACCTACATATTAGCCATTGGCGGCAAACGTATGCGCCCTGCCTTGCTTTTGATGGCCTGCGACCTATTTGGCGGCGATGTTGAAGCTGCCTTACCTCCCGCTTTGGCTATTGAGGTGTTCCATAATTTCACGCTGATGCATGATGATATTATGGACAACGCTCCTAAGCGGCGCGGCCGCTCCACAGTACACGAAAAATGGAATCAAAATGTAGCTATCCTGAGCGGCGACGTGATGCTGATAGAGGGTTATAAACTAATGATGCAGGTTCGTAACGATATTTTGCGCCAGGTGCTGGATATTTTTAACGATACAGCAGTAGGCGTTTGCGAGGGACAACAGCTGGATATGACGTTTGAGACCAGCAGTGACATCAGTATTGATGAATATATCAACATGATCCGCCTTAAAACTGCTGTAGTGTTAGGCGGGGCCCTAAAAATTGGTGCGCTCATCGGCGAAGCTGATCAAAAAGATGCCGATCTGTTATCCGTTTTTGGGATCAACCTCGGCATTGCTTTTCAATTGCAGGATGATATTCTGGACGTATACGGCGACCCGGAAAAATTTGGCAAGCAGGTTGGCGGCGATATCATCTCCAATAAAAAAACATATTTGCTGATCAAGGCGCTTGAATTAACAAGCAGTGCTGAACTGGATACATGGCTGGCTGCAAAGGAATTTAATGCCGCTGAGAAAGTAGCAGCAGTAACAGCTATATATAACGCTGCAGACGTACGCCGTTATGCCGAAGATGAAATGCAGGCCTATGCTGAAAAAGCTTTTAAAGCACTGGAGCAGATCAATCTCCCCGAACAAAGCAAACAATATTTGCGCGACTTTGCCGATGGGTTGCTGGTGAGGGAATATTAAATACACGGAGATGAAAAAGTTATTACCTGCCGCTTTTCTGTTTGTGACGATAGTGAATGCTCACGCACAATCACCGCAAGCAAAAACCGATTCGGTAAGTCCGCAAAATTCTTTCATCGAGTACGAAGTTTCTCCAAAGTTCCCCGGAGGTGAGGACGCTTTCAAAAATTTCATTAAAGAAAATTTACGCTGGCCAAAAAACGACCCTCAAATAGAAGGCAAAGTTATTATCACTTTTATTATTCAGAAAGACGGAAGATTAACGAATTTCAAAATTTTAAAAAGTCTTCGTCCGGCCTACAATAAAGAAGCATTGCGCATATTAAAAGCATCTCCAAAATGGACTCCCGGAATGCAGATGGGAAAACCGATAGTTGTGGCCTATACAGTGCCGATAATATTCAGCGCTGCAAAAAGTTATTAAGCCTCCTGTACAAAAATAAGATTGTTAGATGTAGTTTCACACTTCCAATGAGCATCGAATATCCAAAAGAGAAAATGAAAAAAACAATCTATACCCTAGCATTCGTAGCATCAACACTGGTTGTCTCCGCGCAAAAAAGCAAGATCACATCCGGTGGCAAACTTAAACCCGAGCAGGCCAATGTGGATATCCGGCATTATACCATTGCCTTAGATGTTAACTTTGAGCAGAAGTCGATAGATGGATACACTACCATAGATCTCATCACGGCCAAACCAACGCATGTATTGTTGTTTGATCTGTTGGATTCTTTGAATGTAAAACAGGTATCGATCAACGGCACGAAGGAACCGTTTGAATATAAAAACAATATGATCACCATTAACACAGTAAAGGAATTGCCTGCAGGTAAGGCCAGTGTGAAAGTGATCTATGGCGGTAAGCCGCATGTGGCCGTCCGCCCGCCGTGGGATGATGGATTTACTTGGACGCGCGACTCCACCGGCCATAACTGGCTGGCCATCACCGCCGAGGGCACAGGCGGCAAAATATACTATCCTTGCAAAGATCACCCGTCTGATGAGCCAAATGAAGGTGCAGAATTGATCATTACCGTTCCAAAGGATTTGGTTGTTGCAGGACCTGGTATCTTGGTAAAGAAATCTACTAATGGCGATAAAGCTACCTTCCACTGGAAAACCAACTACACCATCAATAACTATAGCATACTGTTCAATGTAGGCGATTATAAACTGGTTAAACGCACTTACAAAAGCGTAGCCGGTCGTACCGTACCCATGGAGTTTTATGTACTGAATGAACATGCCGGCAAAGCAGCAAAGCTGATGGACATCTGGGAGCAAACGATCCACGAGAAGGAAAAATATTTTGGCGAATATCCCTGGGCAAAAGAAAAAGCCGGTTTGGTAGAAACGCCCCACCTTGGTATGGAGCACCAAAGCATGGTGGCTTATGGCAATAAGTTCAGGTACGTAAAAGTTGGCGGTCAGGATTACGACTGGCTGCTGCACCATGAATTCGGTCACGAATGGTGGGGCAACAAAGTTACCGCTATTGACTGGGCCGACTATTGGATCCATGAGGGGATCAATACTTATGCAGACGCGTTGTTTACTTTAGAGTTCGCAGGGAAGCCTGCTTACATCAAGCTATTCCAAAATTCAGTTAAGGGATTTCAGAATAAATTACCGATCGTATTGGGTAAAGATATCGACGAGGAATCTGCCTATAACGGAGATATTTATGGCAAGGGCGGGTTCTTTATGCACACCCTTAACTATGTTATGGGCGATAGCCTGTTTTTCCCCACCCTAAAAGGTTTTGTCACCGATCCGAATCATACCTACGATCACCTGAACAATACCGATGATGTGGAGCAATATTTCAGCAAGGCCTATGGCAAAAGCCTGAAACCTATGTTTGACCTCTACCTGCGTACTACCAATAAGGTAGAGTTTGATATAGTAGCGCAACGACAAGAGGGCAAATATTTGATCAAACTTCAAAACCTGGATATGGCGTTACCGCTGGATGTTACTACGGATGCGGGTGTTCAACATGTTACGGTAACTGCCAAAGGAGTAAGCGTCACGAGCAAGACTATGCCGGTCATTGATGCGGACGGCTGGTATTTTAAGAAGGTGAGCTATGAATAGATCATAGCTCCAAATTCTCAGATTTTTGCAAGACTCGGCATAAGCTAAGAGCAAATTGGCGGATAAACAATCTCACCCGAAGTAGTTGACTACTTATCCTACAAGATTGATTTGTTTTGGCAAGTCATGAAAAGGTTTATCACAGGAATAAAAGCATAAAAAAGCCCCGAATCAAACGATTCGAGGCTTTCTCAATATTGTGAGCTTGCTAAAATTATTCAGCAGCTGCTTCTTCTTTTTTAGCTTTTGGTGCCTTCTTAGCAACAGACTCTTCTGCAACGGGTGCAGCTTCAGCAGCAGCAACAGGTGCTGGTGCAAGGTCTTCCGCTACAGCTGAGATCTCAAAAGGAATAACAGAAACGTAAGAACGGTTATCTGCTTTCTTTTTAAATACTACATGTCCGGCTGTTAAAGCAAATAAGGTATGATCCTTACCAATGCCTACGTTTAAACCCGGGTTATGTTTAGTACCACGCTGACGAACGATGATGTTACCTGCAATAGCTGGTTGACCACCGAAAATTTTGATACCTAAACGCTTGCTATGTGATTCGCGGCCGTTTCTTGAACTACCGGCCCCTTTTTTGTGTGCCATTTCTTAATTTCTTTTGTGAGCAGACGTTGATCGGCCCGGTTAAAATTTAATTATAATGTGATACCTGTGATCTCGATCTTGGTAAATTGCTGACGGTGACCATTTTTCTTCTGGTAGCCTTTTCTTCTTTTCTTTTTGAAGATAATTACTTTATCACCTTTTAAATGAGACACGATCTTAGCTGAAACTTTAGCGCTTGCCAGGTCTGAACCTAATTTAAAGCTACCTTCGTTTTCTGCTAACAATACTTGGTCAAATTCAATACTAGCGCCTTCATCTCCCTGTAAACGGTGTACAAAGATCTGCTGGTCTTTTGCAACTTTAAATTGCTGTCCGGCTATACTTACTATTGCGTACATTGTTGATTAATTATTGTTTTAAATTTTGAGGTGCAAACATACGGATTAATAAATTAAATTCCAATGCGTTATTTGATGTTTTTTTGACGCGATTCCGCACCCGACAGCATCTTCTGCAACTCTTTAATAAGGCGCTGGTTGGCATCAACCAGTTTCTCGTGCCCGTCAAAATTGGCATCAAACGTAACTTTTTTGCTTTTACGTTTATAGTTATACTGAATAATGAAGCGGGGTACACGCGCTTTAGATTCATTGTTAGTCTCGTCAGCCGGGAAATCCCAAAAACCCAGCTCTGCTGCTTTACGGTGCAGGTAAAGCAGATCATCGTTAGTTAAACGCAGGTGGATTTTAACTAATGAATCCTTCCGGTTAAGATATTGGTAACTATCGGTGCGGGAATCATACTTATTCAGCATGCTATCGCGATATCCATACTGAAACTGGATAGACTGAAGCTCCGAAAACTTATACGGTGCATTTTTTACCATCATACCGTAATAGTATATACAGTAAAACAAAATAGGAACGATTATACTTAAAACAAGGAAAATCTTTTTAGAACGCACGGGGATAATTAATTAGTGAATGAATGAGTTAGCGATTGAGTGAATTTAGAATTATCTATCTTTAGAAACTGTCTTTCTCGCAGCGGAGGTGACTCTCAGGATTTGATTAGCTTCTTCCAACAAAGTGATTAAATCCGTATGTTTAACAACGTCGGATTCTACAAGAACCTCCATCCAAAAAGCAGACTCATCCGCCTCTTCTACCACGATAGATAGCTTGGCGTGGAATTCCGCTTGTGACCTTGCCCGACAAGCGGCGCGATAATTGGAGCCTACTGAAGAAGATGATCTCAGTAATTGTCGACCAATAATTTTGGCTTCCTCTGTTTTCGGCAGCGTTCTGAAGAATTTGATATTATCTACAACAAATCTTTTAGTTCGATTTCTGAATGCCTCAGCAAAGTCAGCTTTATTAGTATCTGGCATAATTAAAATAATCGGAACAAAGTAAGTATTTATTTAACTAAGTTTCGCCACGCGCCAGTCAATAATCACTAAATCAGTCATTCACTAATTCACTAATTATCCAGCTCTCCCTCCCATTTGCTCACTACGGCAGTAGCCATAGCATTACCCAATACATTGGTTGCAGATCGGCCCATATCAAGTAAGGGATCTATGCCTATTAACAGGGCCAGGCCCGCTTCCGGAATATTAAATAATGATATTGTACCTGCAATTACCACCAAAGATGCACGGGGCACGCCAGCTATCCCTTTGCTGGTCAGCATCAATACCAGCAGCATGGATAATTGCTGACTGAACGATAAATGAATGCCGTAGGATTGTGCCAAAAACAGAGATGCAAAGGTCATGTACATCATCGAACCATCGAGGTTGAATGAGTAACCTAACGGGAGCACAAAGCTTACGATCTTGTTATTGCAGCCAAAGCGTTCCAGTTCAAGCAGTACTTTGGGATAAGCTGCTTCGCTTGTTGATGTGCTAAAAGCGATCAGCATGGCATCCTTGATTCCGGCAACCAGGTTAAACGCCCGTTTTTGCAATACTGCAAATCCGGCCAACACGATAACCGTCCACAGGATCAACAGCGAGAAATAAAACTCACCAATAAAAATGGCGTAAGTGGATAAAATACCGAGCCCCTGTTTGGCTATAATCGCTGTGATCGCTCCAAAAACCGCCAGCGGTGCCAGCTTCATTACATAGCCGGTGATCTTTAAGATCACGTGCGCTATGGCATCCAATGCTTTGATGACAATCAGTCCCTGCTCTCCAATTGCAGCGGTAGCTACACCAAAAAAGAGAGAGAATACGACAATCTGCAAAATCTCATTATTGGCCATCGATTCTATAAAACTTTTGGGGACAACGTGCCCTATAAAGTCGCGAAGCGATAAAGCTGTTTTTTGAATACCTGTAGCTAAGTGACTATCAGGCAAGGGCAGGTGCATGGCCTCACCCGGTTTAAAAAAGTTAACCAGCATCATGCCAAGCAATAACGAAACAAGGGTGGCGCTCAAGAACCAAAGCAGCGTTTTTCCTCCAATTCGCCCTACCGACTTAATATCCCCTACCTTGGCAACGCCCACCACCAAAGTGGTAAACACCAGTGGTGCTACGATCATTTTTATAAGTCTTAAAAAAATATCGCTGAGCACAGTAAAACCAACAAGTTTATCTTCCCTTGCGGTATCGTTTTCTTTGCGAACTTTTACTTCGTCTTTGCGTTGTGTTTTAAGCGCGGTATAAACTGCGGTTGTGGTATCTTTACTGGCCAGCAAGCGGGTGTCTATGGCTTTTATATTTGCCTCGGCAACACTCATTTTATTATTGATGGAATCTATAATGGTTACATTATAAATGTAGCCGGCAATAACGCCAAGTACCAGCGCAATGAAAATATACAGAGTGAGTTTGTTTTTTTGCATTTGATTTGATCAGTGCCGCTAAACTACAAATTTTACTATGCTGCAGAAACTTTAATATGAGCATCACTACTTACGGTCTACAACAAATAAAGAAAGAAATACAGCACCTGCCGCAAGAGCAACTAGCCGAGTTGTGCCTGCGACTGGCACGTTACAAAAAGGAGAACAAAGAATTGCTGGCCTACTTGCTGTTTGAGGCTACCGCGGAGCAGGATTTCATAGAAAGCATTAAAGCTGAAGCTGGGTTTATGTTCAGCCAGTTGCCTCCCCAAAGCTATTTTACGGCAAAAGGTCTCCGCAAGATCTTGAAGATGCTTAGCAAATACACCAAGTTTATTGGTACAAAACCCGCCGAGATAGAATTGTTATTGAATTTTTGCCAAAATTACCTGCAGTACGTTGTTCGCCAAACTTCTTATAAGCCCATTCGGCTGATTTTGACCCGGCAACTGGAAAAAGTTAAAACTTCTATTGGAAAACTGCATGAGGATCTGCAGTTTGATTACAGCCAGGAATACAATGCTTTACTGGAAGATGCCGACAATAAATTGCCATGGCTAAATAAAAAAAGTTATATGTTGTAACAAACACCATATATCTTCGTCGAAACTATAAAAATCTACTAAACTATTAACAAGTGGCCGATAATAAAGAAGAAGCTTTCAGGAAGGTATATGAAGCCAATTCGAAGAAAATTTTCCACTTGTGCTACGGTTACACGGGTGATGATGATGCCGCCAACGATCTGTTGCAAGAAACGTTTTTAAAGGTTTGGCAAAATCTGCACAAGTTTCGTAATCAGGCGCTGATATCAACCTGGATCTACCGAATTGCGGTTAACACCTGTTTAACCTACCTGCGGTCGGAAAAAAGGCAGGCAAAGGATGAGCTGACCCCAACCATTGCTGAAACCAAACGCGAGGAGTTTTCTGAAAAGAATGAACAGGTGGC
It encodes the following:
- a CDS encoding four helix bundle protein, giving the protein MPDTNKADFAEAFRNRTKRFVVDNIKFFRTLPKTEEAKIIGRQLLRSSSSVGSNYRAACRARSQAEFHAKLSIVVEEADESAFWMEVLVESDVVKHTDLITLLEEANQILRVTSAARKTVSKDR
- a CDS encoding 50S ribosomal protein L21; translation: MYAIVSIAGQQFKVAKDQQIFVHRLQGDEGASIEFDQVLLAENEGSFKLGSDLASAKVSAKIVSHLKGDKVIIFKKKRRKGYQKKNGHRQQFTKIEITGITL
- a CDS encoding ribonuclease R — its product is MSKKKSKGNSSINKVLAQMVLDIFEQNGNTPLNHKQVSAKLNVRDPDARDVIFDVLKEEAFKGVLKEITPGKFQLLELKTFVEGKVDLTNDGSAFIVTDDPAETDIFVAPRKLRNALNGDRVKVYVYSASKGKRQEGEVIEIIQRHKMEFTGIVKLSERFAFFIPDDRKMMHDIFIPITDLNGAKNGIKAVAEITDWPAGAKNPIGRIKHVLGNQGENDTEMNAILAEYGFPLSFPADVEKDAEEIPAEISSEEIAKRRDFREVLTFTIDPFDAKDFDDALSYKKLENGNYEVGVHIADVSHYIIPDSALDKEAYERGTSVYLVDRVIPMLPERLSNGLCSLRPKEDKLCFSAVFELDYNANIVEQWFGRTVIHSDRRFTYEEVQDVIETKTGDYVEEIEKLNGLAYKLRERKFKAGAISFETTEVKFKLDETGKPTGVYVKERKDAHKLIEDFMLLANKKVAEYVNKMGKGKHKYTFVYRAHDSPKPDALANFAQFAARFGYKINTKSDKETAKSLNFLMEDVEGKKEQNVLTHLAIRSMAKAIYTTKTSSHYGLAFDHYTHFTSPIRRYPDVMVHRLLFHYLNGGQSANADHYEELCKHSSQMEKKAADAERSSVKYKQAEYLKDQVGNTFTGIISGVTEWGMYVEIIENKCEGMIRLRDISDDFYTLDEKNYAIIGQRKKKIYQLGDEVSIKVKNVDLTKKQIDFSLVQS
- a CDS encoding 50S ribosomal protein L27, encoding MAHKKGAGSSRNGRESHSKRLGIKIFGGQPAIAGNIIVRQRGTKHNPGLNVGIGKDHTLFALTAGHVVFKKKADNRSYVSVIPFEISAVAEDLAPAPVAAAEAAPVAEESVAKKAPKAKKEEAAAE
- a CDS encoding RNA polymerase subunit sigma-24, translating into MADNKEEAFRKVYEANSKKIFHLCYGYTGDDDAANDLLQETFLKVWQNLHKFRNQALISTWIYRIAVNTCLTYLRSEKRQAKDELTPTIAETKREEFSEKNEQVALLYKCISKLEESERIIITLVLDEVPYPEIADVSGISEGNLRVKIYRIKQKLTELYNHYERL
- a CDS encoding isoprenyl synthetase, translating into MRKLEDLQALIATSVAKLKYPLYPAELYEPITYILAIGGKRMRPALLLMACDLFGGDVEAALPPALAIEVFHNFTLMHDDIMDNAPKRRGRSTVHEKWNQNVAILSGDVMLIEGYKLMMQVRNDILRQVLDIFNDTAVGVCEGQQLDMTFETSSDISIDEYINMIRLKTAVVLGGALKIGALIGEADQKDADLLSVFGINLGIAFQLQDDILDVYGDPEKFGKQVGGDIISNKKTYLLIKALELTSSAELDTWLAAKEFNAAEKVAAVTAIYNAADVRRYAEDEMQAYAEKAFKALEQINLPEQSKQYLRDFADGLLVREY
- a CDS encoding C4-dicarboxylate ABC transporter, whose protein sequence is MQKNKLTLYIFIALVLGVIAGYIYNVTIIDSINNKMSVAEANIKAIDTRLLASKDTTTAVYTALKTQRKDEVKVRKENDTAREDKLVGFTVLSDIFLRLIKMIVAPLVFTTLVVGVAKVGDIKSVGRIGGKTLLWFLSATLVSLLLGMMLVNFFKPGEAMHLPLPDSHLATGIQKTALSLRDFIGHVVPKSFIESMANNEILQIVVFSLFFGVATAAIGEQGLIVIKALDAIAHVILKITGYVMKLAPLAVFGAITAIIAKQGLGILSTYAIFIGEFYFSLLILWTVIVLAGFAVLQKRAFNLVAGIKDAMLIAFSTSTSEAAYPKVLLELERFGCNNKIVSFVLPLGYSFNLDGSMMYMTFASLFLAQSYGIHLSFSQQLSMLLVLMLTSKGIAGVPRASLVVIAGTISLFNIPEAGLALLIGIDPLLDMGRSATNVLGNAMATAVVSKWEGELDN